A region of the Bacteroidales bacterium genome:
TTGAATTTCAAAAAAAGACAGAAAAAATATCGACTGAAATTGGCGTTTTGACAGGAGTATCATTAACGTCATTAGAATTTCGCAGTAAATATTATTATACTTATTTGGTAAACGCAGATTACTCTCAATCGGTAAATTTTTCGACTGGACTGTTTTTTAATGTAATTTTACTTAGAAATCAGGGGAAATGGTCAATTTGTAATGAACTTATTTTTACATCATATAAAGTAGAAGGACGTTATAATTATTTTGAGAATGAAAATAATTATTCCATTATTAATACAGAATTTGAATATTCGTATTTAAAAATGAATAACATGGGTCGTTTTAAATATCCAATAGGAAGTTTATTCGTTTATTTAAATGCCGGCATATCTAACGGATTCGCAATTAGTGAAACAAATTATGAAAAGATAGAATCAAAGGTTTATTCTATAGAAAAAATTGGGGAAGGTAAAGTCATGGATGATACTAGAAAATATGAGCAAGGATATATTTTAGGTTTGGGTACTAAATTTAAAAAGTATTCTTTTGAAATAAGATATGAAAAAGGAAATGGCATGTCCGAATATACTTGTTTAAATTCATTAACAGTTAGATATTATTTCTTATTTGGTTACAGATTTTAATTTATAGCATAAAATAAAAACCAAACAGCTCATACAGTCATATGCCATATATAAGGATAGACATTTAAAATAGCATTTAGAAATGCTTGATTAAAATATTTATATTATATAACTTTGAAATATAAAATAGTTATATCATAAAAAGCCGTAGAATTCAAAGCAAGAATGAAAAATAAATTAATTAGAGTTCCTGAAAATCTGAGTTTTGAACTATCTGAAGACAAAGAAGTAAAAGTAATAGTGCTGCTTGAAGAAATTGAGAATCAAGAAGAAAATGGCTTCATGACATTTTCAAAAGAACAATTTGTAGCTGGTTATTCTGACTCTGACTCAATCTATGACAACTACTGAAATGAAAAGTTGAAACAGAAACTGAAAGAGAAATTCGTTAGTTTGTTGAAATAATACCAGCAGGTAATATAGACTAAAAACAATTACTATGAATACAAAAATTAGAAGGATTCTTGTCCCGATTGTATTTGAGGACTATTCCCTGAATATTTGTAAGTATGCTATAGCTCTGGCAGAAAAAATAAATGCTGAAATAAAACTATTTCACGTTCACAAAATAAGAAGTAAAGATGAGCCTTTTTCAGGATATAGTTATCAATCCACAGAAGGAGGGGGTAATATTGATTCTGCAACAAAGGCAAAGAATGAAATTGAAAAAATTTGTAATAATTTAAGAGAACAAATCAGTGAAAAAAATATTAAAAATATAAATGTTGATTACGAATTTGCCGAGGGAATTGCAGTAGATAAAATTGCAGATATGTGTAAAGAATATAATCCACATCTTGTTATTTTAGGTACAAAAGGTGAAGAAAAAAAGACACGTGCTCTTTTGGGAACTGCAACTACAAATATTCTTGAAAAAATCAAAAATCC
Encoded here:
- a CDS encoding universal stress protein; this encodes MNTKIRRILVPIVFEDYSLNICKYAIALAEKINAEIKLFHVHKIRSKDEPFSGYSYQSTEGGGNIDSATKAKNEIEKICNNLREQISEKNIKNINVDYEFAEGIAVDKIADMCKEYNPHLVILGTKGEEKKTRALLGTATTNILEKIKNPVLAIPQDTIFHDFDNLNVLYATDFNDSDFSSFNKLLLLLSPFKVKIYCVHVETSNKLSDEKMETLRSVIKTKYSKYEIQCVLTHSENLFLGIQDFIEDNHIDMFSFTSPRKSAIQRLFKPDNLKKMFFYTNVPVLVFRA